The following are encoded in a window of candidate division TA06 bacterium genomic DNA:
- the dusB gene encoding tRNA dihydrouridine synthase DusB: MGLAFDISQLKGRAVLAPMAGITDSAFRVLCRRYGAALVYSEMLSAEALSRNHGKTIKMAGFREEERPAALQLFGKRPQAFADSVALLESLAPDCYDLNFGCPAPKIVKNGGGSALLKEPDLVRQIAGAAVKASPRPVLAKIRSGWEVGAENAVEIAKILEDSGIAAIAVHGRAKSQMFAGSADWAVIGRVKQAVKIPVIGNGDIRCGADAKRMVDGTGCDLVMVGRGALGNPWIFGEINEALNAKCKMQNSEFGVSWQEKLSVITQHLEMAVADKGQPKGIREMRRHLGWYIKGMPGAAALRQELMRAETRDEVMGLLEKLRSSIPSVAR, translated from the coding sequence TTGCGTTTGACATCAGCCAATTAAAGGGCCGGGCGGTGCTGGCGCCCATGGCGGGCATCACCGATTCGGCCTTTCGCGTTTTGTGCCGCCGGTACGGGGCGGCCCTGGTCTATTCCGAAATGCTGTCAGCCGAGGCCCTGTCCCGCAATCACGGCAAGACGATCAAGATGGCCGGGTTCCGGGAAGAGGAGCGCCCGGCGGCCCTGCAGCTCTTCGGCAAAAGGCCTCAGGCCTTTGCCGACTCGGTGGCTTTGCTGGAATCCCTGGCTCCGGATTGCTACGATCTCAATTTCGGCTGTCCGGCCCCCAAGATAGTGAAGAACGGCGGCGGCTCGGCCCTGCTTAAAGAGCCTGACCTGGTCAGGCAGATCGCCGGGGCCGCGGTCAAGGCCTCGCCCCGGCCGGTGCTAGCCAAGATCCGAAGCGGCTGGGAGGTAGGGGCCGAGAATGCGGTGGAGATCGCGAAGATTCTGGAGGACAGCGGCATCGCGGCCATCGCGGTCCACGGCCGCGCCAAAAGCCAGATGTTCGCCGGTTCGGCCGACTGGGCGGTGATCGGCCGGGTAAAACAGGCGGTGAAGATCCCGGTGATCGGCAACGGCGATATCCGCTGCGGGGCCGACGCCAAAAGAATGGTTGATGGAACGGGCTGCGACCTGGTGATGGTGGGTCGGGGAGCTCTTGGCAATCCCTGGATATTCGGTGAGATCAATGAAGCATTGAATGCAAAATGCAAAATGCAAAATTCTGAATTCGGGGTTAGCTGGCAGGAGAAGCTTTCTGTCATAACCCAACACCTGGAGATGGCGGTAGCCGACAAGGGACAGCCCAAGGGGATCAGGGAAATGCGCAGGCATCTGGGCTGGTACATCAAGGGCATGCCCGGAGCGGCTGCCCTGCGTCAGGAGCTGATGCGGGCCGAGACCAGGGATGAAGTGATGGGCCTGCTGGAAAAGCTCCGAAGTTCCATCCCATCAGTAGCGCGTTAA